A genomic window from Phoenix dactylifera cultivar Barhee BC4 chromosome 7, palm_55x_up_171113_PBpolish2nd_filt_p, whole genome shotgun sequence includes:
- the LOC120111413 gene encoding uncharacterized protein LOC120111413 encodes MSSTYSTWPVVLVPYNLPPWMCMKQSSLILSMVIPGDKSPGNDIDIFLQPLIDELKKLWQGVDAFDAFTGRTLKLHAALIWTINDFPAYANVSGWSTKGRIACPCCGDLTHSYWLKHGGKFCYMGHRRWLEANHPFRHQNNQFDGTIELRSAPIPPTGTEVLKQTHGTNYIPGKAFNSSKKRGRGDVGSSVTQVFEDADNFENDDSIYEQKNDDGTNSVSTQKQLWKKRSIFFELPYWEYNLLRHNLDVMHIEKNVCDNLIGTMLNLEGKTKDNLKARLDLKDMGIRQELHPKEQPNDKYFIPPACYTMSTPEKDLFLTVLKNMKVPDGYASNISRCVNLKERKLTNLKSHDGHILMQDIFPLALRSSTQKQVLAIVTQLSSFFKALCSKVLDPKELDQLESNVALTLCHMEKIFPPGFFTIMVHLLIHLAAEAKLGGPVHYRWMYPIERYLVRLKEYVRNRAYPEGSIAEGYIADECLTFCSRYLEGVETAFNRPQRNYDIIHNAEEYKFSSGGRFVGKAESTVIHHKLLAQAHRYVLLHSDLISEYRRYRNFFAYIVDGVLYYV; translated from the exons ATGAGTTCTACATACAGCACTTGGCCAGTTGTTTTGGTTCCATATAATTTGCcaccatggatgtgtatgaaacagtCTTCACTCATTCTGTCAATGGTTATTCCCGGTGATAAGAGCCCAGGTaatgatatagatatttttctgCAGCCTTTAATAGATGAATTGAAAAAGCTATGGCAGGGTgttgatgcatttgatgctttcactggccGAACATTAAAATTGCATGCAGCTCTTATCTGGACAATTAatgattttcctgcatatgctaatgtatccggttggagcactaaggggcgtaTTGCATGCCCTTGTTGTGGAGATTTAACtcattcatattggttaaaacaTGGAGGAAAATTCTGTTATATGGGTCATCGAAGATGGTTAGAAGCAAATCATCCATTTCGACATCAGAATAATCAGTTTGATGGTACCATAGAGTTGCGATCTGCACCTATTCCACCAACTGGAACTGAAGTTCTTAAACAAACTCATGGCACTAACTATATACCTGGTAAGGcattcaacagttcaaagaagCGGGGAAGAGGGGATGTTGGCAGCTCAGTGACACAGGTTTTTGAGGACGCTGACAACTTCGAGAATGATGACAGTATTTATGAACAGAAAAATGACGATGGCACAAACTCGGTATCTACACAGAAGCAGTTATGGAAAAAAAGGAGCATTTTCTTTGAATtaccttattgggagtataatcttcttcgacataatCTTGATGTCATGCATATAGAAAAGAATGTTTGTGATAATTTGATTGGAACAATGTTAAATCTTGAAGGAAAGACTAAAGACAACTTGAAAGcgcgtcttgatttgaaagacatgggcataagacaagagcttcatccgaaagaacaacccaatgataaatattttatacctcctgcatgttacacaatgtctactccagagaaagatctttttctaacggttttgaaaaatatgaaggttccAGATGGGTATGCATCGAATATTTCAAGATGCGTTAATCTTAAAGAGCGAAAACTTACGaatcttaaaagtcacgatggccatattttgatgcaagatatcttcccattggctttaagatcatCAACACAGAAACAAGTTCTTGCAATTGTGACTCAGTTATCATCCTTctttaaggcattatgttccAAAGTTCTAGATCCCAAggagcttgatcaattggagtctaatgttgCACTAACACTGTGCCATATGGAGAAGATCTTTCCTCCTGggttttttactattatggttcatctactcattcacttagcggcggaagctaaacttggtggaccggttcactaccgatggatgtatcctattgagag GTATCTTGTGCGCTTAAAGGAATATGTACGCAATCGAGCCTATCCCGAGGGATCGATTGCGGAGGGATATATTGCTGATGAGTGTTTGACATTCTGCTCGAGATACCTTGAAGGAGTTGAAACTGCTTTTAATCGACCACAAAGGAATTACGATATTATACATAATGCAGAGGAGTACAAGTTCTCATCTGGTGGAAGATTTGTGGGGAAAGCTGAAAGTACTGTAATTCATCATAAATTATTGGCACAGGCACATCGTTATGTCTTACTCCACAGTGACTTAATATCCGAGTATCGCAG ATATCGTAACTTTTTTGCTTATATTGTTGATGGAGTTCTTTATTATGTGTGA